The following are from one region of the Chiloscyllium punctatum isolate Juve2018m chromosome 24, sChiPun1.3, whole genome shotgun sequence genome:
- the LOC140494829 gene encoding proteinase-activated receptor 3-like isoform X1 has translation MEQFGFILMVSALLLSMTDHAQSQEDETTSRATDTVDEVVGCAENSLLGVEESFGALDGEYDDYSDNDPPAPPVKGSIPSTADIMRTFTAVRKTLNGSNYTVWVVRERASQLLSGPLTTATIPALYTLVFVIGLPSNGLGLWVLATRVRKLPSTIFLMNLAVADLLLCLVLPFKIHYHFLGNHWLFGEALCRTMTAFFYGNMYCSVLLLTFISVDRYFALVHPFLSKRFRGNGFAVRSCCVIWLLVVIAMLPFLLRRQTYPIQNLNITTCHDALPLESLNDYFFYYFVCLVGLGFVVPCCVTVFCYGSVIWTLIQTERRYVHAAVLTGLILLVFVVCFAPSNCILLIHHSEYLQHQSSKLYIYYMIALVLSSCSSSINPFIYYYVSDEFRAKVKRVIYCRKVKDRTFSGKTSQELLSTSTYSPSTQTTSSTRDRSKN, from the exons atgagaccacatcgagagcaacggacacagtagatgaggtggttGGATGTGCAGAGAACTCTCTGCTGGGtgtggaagaatcctttggggccttggatggag AGTATGATGATTACTCCGATAATGATCCACCAGCTCCCCCAGTGAAGGGTTCAATCCCGAGCACGGCTGATATCATGAGGACGTTTACTGCTGTGCGTAAAACTCTGAATGGTTCCAATTACACAGTGTGGGTGGTGCGTGAACGAGCCTCACAGTTACTTTCTGGACCCCTCACCACTGCCACCATCCCAGCTCTCTACACCCTGGTCTTTGTCATCGGCCTTCCATCCAATGGCCTGGGGCTTTGGGTCTTGGCAACCAGAGTCCGGAAATTACCATCCACCATCTTCCTGATGAACCTGGCTGTAGCTGACCTGCTCCTGTGCCTCGTGCTGCCGTTCAAAATTCACTATCACTTCCTGGGCAACCACTGGCTCTTTGGTGAGGCTCTGTGTCGGACAATGACCGCCTTCTTCTACGGGAACATGTACTGCTCCGTCCTGCTGCTCACCTTCATCAGTGTGGACAGATACTTCGCTCTGGTCCACCCGTTTCTCTCCAAACGATTCCGGGGCAATGGCTTCGCTGTCAGGAGCTGTTGTGTGATTTGGCTGCTTGTTGTCATTGCCATGTTACCGTTTCTCCTCCGCAGACAGACCTATCCAATCCAGAACCTCAACATCACCACCTGCCATGATGCCTTACCCCTGGAAAGTCTAAATGACTATTTCTTCTATTATTTTGTGTGTCTGGTTGGCTTGGGCTTTGTTGTTCCTTGCTGTGTGACAGTGTTTTGCTATGGCTCTGTCATCTGGACCCTGATCCAGACAGAGAGACGCTATGTCCATGCTGCAGTGCTCACAGGGCTGATCCTGCTGGTGTTTGTGGTCTGCTTTGCCCCTAGTAATTGCATTTTGCTCATTCACCACTCAGAGTACCTGCAGCACCAAAGCAGTAAGCTGTATATTTATTACATGATAGCTCTGGTCCTCAGTAGCTGCAGCAGCTCCATCAACCCCTTCATTTATTATTATGTTTCCGATGAGTTTCGAGCCAAAGTGAAACGCGTCATTTACTGTCGGAAAGTCAAAGACAGGACCTTCTCAGGTAAAACGTCTCAGGAGCTTCTGTCTACGAGCACCTACTCACCATCCACACAGACCACAAGCTCCACAAGGGACAGGTCCAAAAACTGA
- the LOC140494829 gene encoding proteinase-activated receptor 4-like isoform X4, whose protein sequence is MTDLQQTRPSSSVPEYDDYSDNDPPAPPVKGSIPSTADIMRTFTAVRKTLNGSNYTVWVVRERASQLLSGPLTTATIPALYTLVFVIGLPSNGLGLWVLATRVRKLPSTIFLMNLAVADLLLCLVLPFKIHYHFLGNHWLFGEALCRTMTAFFYGNMYCSVLLLTFISVDRYFALVHPFLSKRFRGNGFAVRSCCVIWLLVVIAMLPFLLRRQTYPIQNLNITTCHDALPLESLNDYFFYYFVCLVGLGFVVPCCVTVFCYGSVIWTLIQTERRYVHAAVLTGLILLVFVVCFAPSNCILLIHHSEYLQHQSSKLYIYYMIALVLSSCSSSINPFIYYYVSDEFRAKVKRVIYCRKVKDRTFSGKTSQELLSTSTYSPSTQTTSSTRDRSKN, encoded by the exons atgactgacctccaacagacacgaccatcttcctctgtgccag AGTATGATGATTACTCCGATAATGATCCACCAGCTCCCCCAGTGAAGGGTTCAATCCCGAGCACGGCTGATATCATGAGGACGTTTACTGCTGTGCGTAAAACTCTGAATGGTTCCAATTACACAGTGTGGGTGGTGCGTGAACGAGCCTCACAGTTACTTTCTGGACCCCTCACCACTGCCACCATCCCAGCTCTCTACACCCTGGTCTTTGTCATCGGCCTTCCATCCAATGGCCTGGGGCTTTGGGTCTTGGCAACCAGAGTCCGGAAATTACCATCCACCATCTTCCTGATGAACCTGGCTGTAGCTGACCTGCTCCTGTGCCTCGTGCTGCCGTTCAAAATTCACTATCACTTCCTGGGCAACCACTGGCTCTTTGGTGAGGCTCTGTGTCGGACAATGACCGCCTTCTTCTACGGGAACATGTACTGCTCCGTCCTGCTGCTCACCTTCATCAGTGTGGACAGATACTTCGCTCTGGTCCACCCGTTTCTCTCCAAACGATTCCGGGGCAATGGCTTCGCTGTCAGGAGCTGTTGTGTGATTTGGCTGCTTGTTGTCATTGCCATGTTACCGTTTCTCCTCCGCAGACAGACCTATCCAATCCAGAACCTCAACATCACCACCTGCCATGATGCCTTACCCCTGGAAAGTCTAAATGACTATTTCTTCTATTATTTTGTGTGTCTGGTTGGCTTGGGCTTTGTTGTTCCTTGCTGTGTGACAGTGTTTTGCTATGGCTCTGTCATCTGGACCCTGATCCAGACAGAGAGACGCTATGTCCATGCTGCAGTGCTCACAGGGCTGATCCTGCTGGTGTTTGTGGTCTGCTTTGCCCCTAGTAATTGCATTTTGCTCATTCACCACTCAGAGTACCTGCAGCACCAAAGCAGTAAGCTGTATATTTATTACATGATAGCTCTGGTCCTCAGTAGCTGCAGCAGCTCCATCAACCCCTTCATTTATTATTATGTTTCCGATGAGTTTCGAGCCAAAGTGAAACGCGTCATTTACTGTCGGAAAGTCAAAGACAGGACCTTCTCAGGTAAAACGTCTCAGGAGCTTCTGTCTACGAGCACCTACTCACCATCCACACAGACCACAAGCTCCACAAGGGACAGGTCCAAAAACTGA
- the LOC140494829 gene encoding proteinase-activated receptor 4-like isoform X2 codes for MKCTLLLLTPLLILPAVPADSSVDYDEYDDYSDNDPPAPPVKGSIPSTADIMRTFTAVRKTLNGSNYTVWVVRERASQLLSGPLTTATIPALYTLVFVIGLPSNGLGLWVLATRVRKLPSTIFLMNLAVADLLLCLVLPFKIHYHFLGNHWLFGEALCRTMTAFFYGNMYCSVLLLTFISVDRYFALVHPFLSKRFRGNGFAVRSCCVIWLLVVIAMLPFLLRRQTYPIQNLNITTCHDALPLESLNDYFFYYFVCLVGLGFVVPCCVTVFCYGSVIWTLIQTERRYVHAAVLTGLILLVFVVCFAPSNCILLIHHSEYLQHQSSKLYIYYMIALVLSSCSSSINPFIYYYVSDEFRAKVKRVIYCRKVKDRTFSGKTSQELLSTSTYSPSTQTTSSTRDRSKN; via the exons ATGAAGTGTACCTTGTTGCTGCTGACTCCGTTGTTAATCCTGCCTGCTGTACCAGCTGACAGCTCTGTGGATTATGACG AGTATGATGATTACTCCGATAATGATCCACCAGCTCCCCCAGTGAAGGGTTCAATCCCGAGCACGGCTGATATCATGAGGACGTTTACTGCTGTGCGTAAAACTCTGAATGGTTCCAATTACACAGTGTGGGTGGTGCGTGAACGAGCCTCACAGTTACTTTCTGGACCCCTCACCACTGCCACCATCCCAGCTCTCTACACCCTGGTCTTTGTCATCGGCCTTCCATCCAATGGCCTGGGGCTTTGGGTCTTGGCAACCAGAGTCCGGAAATTACCATCCACCATCTTCCTGATGAACCTGGCTGTAGCTGACCTGCTCCTGTGCCTCGTGCTGCCGTTCAAAATTCACTATCACTTCCTGGGCAACCACTGGCTCTTTGGTGAGGCTCTGTGTCGGACAATGACCGCCTTCTTCTACGGGAACATGTACTGCTCCGTCCTGCTGCTCACCTTCATCAGTGTGGACAGATACTTCGCTCTGGTCCACCCGTTTCTCTCCAAACGATTCCGGGGCAATGGCTTCGCTGTCAGGAGCTGTTGTGTGATTTGGCTGCTTGTTGTCATTGCCATGTTACCGTTTCTCCTCCGCAGACAGACCTATCCAATCCAGAACCTCAACATCACCACCTGCCATGATGCCTTACCCCTGGAAAGTCTAAATGACTATTTCTTCTATTATTTTGTGTGTCTGGTTGGCTTGGGCTTTGTTGTTCCTTGCTGTGTGACAGTGTTTTGCTATGGCTCTGTCATCTGGACCCTGATCCAGACAGAGAGACGCTATGTCCATGCTGCAGTGCTCACAGGGCTGATCCTGCTGGTGTTTGTGGTCTGCTTTGCCCCTAGTAATTGCATTTTGCTCATTCACCACTCAGAGTACCTGCAGCACCAAAGCAGTAAGCTGTATATTTATTACATGATAGCTCTGGTCCTCAGTAGCTGCAGCAGCTCCATCAACCCCTTCATTTATTATTATGTTTCCGATGAGTTTCGAGCCAAAGTGAAACGCGTCATTTACTGTCGGAAAGTCAAAGACAGGACCTTCTCAGGTAAAACGTCTCAGGAGCTTCTGTCTACGAGCACCTACTCACCATCCACACAGACCACAAGCTCCACAAGGGACAGGTCCAAAAACTGA
- the LOC140494829 gene encoding proteinase-activated receptor 4-like isoform X3, whose translation MEQFGFILMVSALLLSMTDHAQSQEEYDDYSDNDPPAPPVKGSIPSTADIMRTFTAVRKTLNGSNYTVWVVRERASQLLSGPLTTATIPALYTLVFVIGLPSNGLGLWVLATRVRKLPSTIFLMNLAVADLLLCLVLPFKIHYHFLGNHWLFGEALCRTMTAFFYGNMYCSVLLLTFISVDRYFALVHPFLSKRFRGNGFAVRSCCVIWLLVVIAMLPFLLRRQTYPIQNLNITTCHDALPLESLNDYFFYYFVCLVGLGFVVPCCVTVFCYGSVIWTLIQTERRYVHAAVLTGLILLVFVVCFAPSNCILLIHHSEYLQHQSSKLYIYYMIALVLSSCSSSINPFIYYYVSDEFRAKVKRVIYCRKVKDRTFSGKTSQELLSTSTYSPSTQTTSSTRDRSKN comes from the coding sequence AGTATGATGATTACTCCGATAATGATCCACCAGCTCCCCCAGTGAAGGGTTCAATCCCGAGCACGGCTGATATCATGAGGACGTTTACTGCTGTGCGTAAAACTCTGAATGGTTCCAATTACACAGTGTGGGTGGTGCGTGAACGAGCCTCACAGTTACTTTCTGGACCCCTCACCACTGCCACCATCCCAGCTCTCTACACCCTGGTCTTTGTCATCGGCCTTCCATCCAATGGCCTGGGGCTTTGGGTCTTGGCAACCAGAGTCCGGAAATTACCATCCACCATCTTCCTGATGAACCTGGCTGTAGCTGACCTGCTCCTGTGCCTCGTGCTGCCGTTCAAAATTCACTATCACTTCCTGGGCAACCACTGGCTCTTTGGTGAGGCTCTGTGTCGGACAATGACCGCCTTCTTCTACGGGAACATGTACTGCTCCGTCCTGCTGCTCACCTTCATCAGTGTGGACAGATACTTCGCTCTGGTCCACCCGTTTCTCTCCAAACGATTCCGGGGCAATGGCTTCGCTGTCAGGAGCTGTTGTGTGATTTGGCTGCTTGTTGTCATTGCCATGTTACCGTTTCTCCTCCGCAGACAGACCTATCCAATCCAGAACCTCAACATCACCACCTGCCATGATGCCTTACCCCTGGAAAGTCTAAATGACTATTTCTTCTATTATTTTGTGTGTCTGGTTGGCTTGGGCTTTGTTGTTCCTTGCTGTGTGACAGTGTTTTGCTATGGCTCTGTCATCTGGACCCTGATCCAGACAGAGAGACGCTATGTCCATGCTGCAGTGCTCACAGGGCTGATCCTGCTGGTGTTTGTGGTCTGCTTTGCCCCTAGTAATTGCATTTTGCTCATTCACCACTCAGAGTACCTGCAGCACCAAAGCAGTAAGCTGTATATTTATTACATGATAGCTCTGGTCCTCAGTAGCTGCAGCAGCTCCATCAACCCCTTCATTTATTATTATGTTTCCGATGAGTTTCGAGCCAAAGTGAAACGCGTCATTTACTGTCGGAAAGTCAAAGACAGGACCTTCTCAGGTAAAACGTCTCAGGAGCTTCTGTCTACGAGCACCTACTCACCATCCACACAGACCACAAGCTCCACAAGGGACAGGTCCAAAAACTGA